One Oryza glaberrima chromosome 11, OglaRS2, whole genome shotgun sequence genomic region harbors:
- the LOC127753915 gene encoding protein COFACTOR ASSEMBLY OF COMPLEX C SUBUNIT B CCB1, chloroplastic, whose protein sequence is MEATAAATRLLPPLRAPPPSLAGGAAAAAGGGGRWRGAVPRRARARRAVVPPRASLVDGSGGAAAAAVLLDAAVAGATGYSQASYYTSLGLFVLSVPGLWSLIKRSVKSKVVQKTFVKEEGQTMAPNQVAGEILSFFTRNNFTISDRGEVITFEGTMVPSRGQAALLTFCTCISLGSVGLVLSIAVPEGGNNWFWLMTLSPLAGVYYWTKASRKEEIKVKMILSDDGNVSEILVRGDDVQVEQMRKELKFSEKGMIYVKGIFET, encoded by the exons AtggaagccaccgccgccgcgacccgcctcctcccgcctctccgcgcgccgccgccgtcgctcgccggcggcgcggcggcggcggccggtggtgggggCCGGTGGCGCGGTGCCGTGCCGAGACGGGCGAGggcccgccgcgccgtcgtcccgCCCCGCGCGTCGCTcgtcgacggcagcggcggcgcggccgccgccgccgtgctcctggacgcggcggtggccggggcgACGGGGTACTCGCAGGCGAGCTACTACACGTCGCTGGGGCTCTTCGTGCTCTCCGTCCCTGGCCTCTGGTCGCTCATCAAGCGCTCCGTCAAGTCCAAG GTTGTGCAGAAGACATTCGTCAAGGAGGAAGGGCAGACGATGGCGCCGAACCAGGTGGCTGGGGAGATCCTCTCGTTCTTCACCCGTAACAACTTCACCATCTCTGACCGTGGCGAGGTTATCAC TTTTGAGGGCACAATGGTGCCGAGCAGGGGGCAAGCAGCACTTCTTACCTTCTGCACCTGCATTAGCCTTGGCAGCGTCGGTCTTGTTCTATCAATTGCAGTCCCGGAGGGTGGCAACAACTGGTTCTGGCTTATGACCTTAAGCCCATTGGC GGGTGTATACTACTGGACAAAGGCATCAAGAAAAGAAGAGATCAAGGTCAAAATGATTTTATCGGATGACGGGAATGTATCCGAAATTCTTGTGCGGGGTGATGATGTCCAAGTGGAGCAGATGAGGAAGGAGCTCAAGTTCAGTGAGAAGGGGATGATATATGTTAAGGGGATCTTTGAAACATGA
- the LOC127755418 gene encoding uncharacterized protein LOC127755418: protein MEILEVPVQLPPPPPRRIGNGGTSSATEIDNSPCQCGDDSQSASTVESKMQLPEDILHHIHALMPTQDAARAACASRCFLRSWRFYPRLNLNVNTLRIDKRAPSNDKLTMDFISRVDPIMLNHAGTGVKMFKLTTQPCFSLHPSYVDRWLQIAFAQGIKEFELEMTRVSKMDYDFPCSLLSRVASSVQSFLLGGCSFHPGIQIGQMSSLTSLRLRSVKITEEELCGFLSKSCALQRLLLSDCHNIVVLKIPHLLELNYLEVLHFRKLEAIDSSAPKLSTFIYAGPPIQISLGEALLQVKKMQMFCDGSPDALHYGSKKLPSIAPNIQKLYLSTRNETVNTPKALGKFLQLKCLEILLLTPDLSPGYDFCSLVSFIDASPALETFILRIERPAKRHDSILEALSGDSMHPMRASEYRHDNLKNMMITGFSSAKSMIDLTNHILEKTSSLEYLTLDTTRGYDRRNDKIDPCQCLQMSKEALLEAEKALLAIRIYVEWRVPSSVSLKVIEPCSNCHTETRS, encoded by the exons ATGGAGATACTGGAGGTGCCCgtccagctgccgccgccgccaccgcggagAATAG GTAATGGAGGTACTTCTTCAGCTACTGAAATAGACAACTCCCCTTGTCAATGTGGCGATGATTCTCAATCTGCCAGTACAGTGGAATCCAAGATGCAGCTTCCAGAG GACATCCTTCATCACATACACGCTCTCATGCCTACGCAGGATGCAGCTCGTGCCGCCTGTGCATCTCGTTGTTTTCTGCGTTCTTGGAGATTCTACCCCAGGCTCAATCTTAATGTTAATACGCTACGCATAGATAAGAGAGCACCTAGCAATGATAAACTAACAATGGATTTCATCAGTAGAGTCGACCCCATTATGCTGAATCATGCTGGCACGGGAGTGAAGATGTTCAAACTTACAACCCAGCCTTGTTTCAGTCTGCATCCTAGTTATGTTGACCGCTGGCTTCAAATTGCGTTTGCACAAGGAATCAAAGAATTTGAACTAGAAATGACCCGAGTTAGCAAGATGGATTATGATTTCCCATGCTCACTTCTATCAAGGGTAGCAAGCTCAGTTCAGTCTTTTTTACTTGGTGGCTGTTCTTTCCACCCTGGCATACAAATTGGTCAGATGAGTAGCTTGACAAGTTTACGTTTAAGATCAGTAAAAATTACCGAGGAGGAATTATGCGGCTTTCTATCCAAATCCTGTGCTTTGCAGCGATTGTTACTTTCAGACTGCCATAATATTGTTGTCCTGAAGATACCCCATCTGCTGGAGCTTAATTACCTGGAAGTGTTGCATTTCAGAAAATTGGAGGCGATTGACAGTAGTGCTCCAAAGCTCTCTACTTTCATCTATGCTGGGCCCCCAATACAAATCTCACTTGGAGAAGCATTATTACAAGTGAAGAAAATGCAAATGTTTTGTGACGGAAGCCCTGACGCGCTACATTATGGTAGCAAGAAGCTTCCATCCATTGCGCCAAACATACAGAAGCTTTATCTATCAACACGTAATGAG ACAGTCAATACACCAAAGGCACTTGGTAAATTCCTGCAGCTCAAGTGCTTGGAGATACTGCTGCTTACACCAGATTTGTCCCCGGGCTATGATTTTTGTTCTCTGGTTTCCTTCATTGATGCTTCTCCTGCCTTGGAGACTTTTATCCTGCGT ATTGAACGGCCAGCTAAAAGACATGATTCGATCCTTGAAGCATTGAGTGGTGACTCCATGCATCCAATGCGTGCTTCAGAATACCGCCATGACAATCTCAAGAACATGATGATAACCGGTTTTTCCTCTGCAAAGAGCATGATCGATCTTACCAACCACATTCTTGAGAAGACTTCGTCTCTAGAGTACCTTACATTGGACACCACCCGCGGCTATGACAGGAGAAACGACAAGATTGACCCATGTCAATGTTTACAAATGAGCAAGGAAGCTCTCTTGGAAGCTGAGAAAGCTCTCCTCGCTATTAGGATCTATGTTGAGTGGAGAGTACCCTCGAGTGTTAGCTTAAAGGTTATTGAGCCTTGCAGTAACTGCCACACTGAAACTAGAAGCTAA
- the LOC127755624 gene encoding uncharacterized protein LOC127755624 isoform X2, with protein sequence MILSHVPMRDAARAACVSHAFLHSWRCYPNLIFNAENLALNRKGVNDNETPVDFIAIVDNIMRNHSGVGVKIFKLELGPGYAVHPSHLDRWLKAASTLKIKEFAFELPLRNKTEYTFPYSHLLSDNRRGNSVQSFYLSSCTFHPTLQFECLRSLKSVHLSWVDITGEELACFISNSFNLESLEISSCCKIGFLKTTSVLQKLNCLRVQHSHRLDMIEINAPMLSSFHYRGPLTVISLGDAVQLRDVNLLLYPWHRIFHYARTKLPTIARNVENLFLMTRDEDVNTPMVPNKFLYLRYLEMVFIGPRKESPPCYDFFSLVSFLDASPALETFILHLDSVGTKNDCILEDSSELRKLPKCNYSNLKNVKITGLMSSKTLVELISHILDNTPSLEFLTLDTRIYGFKYEIRRFLSWDSGIMMTTDDQMESELDRELLMSDSDLIEAYRAPQVIRRYIEGKVPSTVNFEVIEPCRKRVIVETSRGPRLYYA encoded by the exons ATGATACTTTCCCATGTGCCAATGCGAGACGCTGCCCGTGCTGCATGCGTATCTCATGCATTTCTACATTCCTGGAGATGCTATCCAAACCTCATCTTCAATGCAGAAAACCTAGCGCTAAACCGAAAAGGTGTTAATGACAATGAGACACCTGTGGATTTCATCGCCATAGTGGACAACATTATGCGAAACCACTCGGGCGTTGGTGTGAAGATATTCAAGCTTGAACTTGGTCCTGGCTATGCAGTGCATCCCTCGCATCTTGATCGCTGGCTTAAGGCTGCCAGCACACTCAAAATCAAGGAATTCGCCTTTGAGCTTCCCCTACGCAACAAGACAGAATACACCTTCCCATATTCACATTTGCTTTCTGATAACCGTAGAGGAAATTCAGTTCAATCTTTCTACCTATCTTCCTGCACGTTCCATCCAACACTTCAGTTTGAGTGCTTGAGAAGCTTGAAGAGTGTGCATTTGAGTTGGGTGGACATTACTGGGGAGGAATTGGCATGCTTCATCTCCAATTCTTTCAATTTGGAGAGTTTGGAAATCTCTTCCTGTTGCAAGATTGGTTTCCTCAAGACAACAAGTGTGCTGCAAAAGCTCAACTGTCTGCGTGTGCAGCATAGCCATAGGTTAGATATGATAGAGATAAATGCTCCAATGCTCTCTAGTTTTCATTATCGAGGGCCACTGACAGTAATATCACTCGGAGATGCAGTACAATTAAGGGATGTAAATCTATTGCTCTACCCTTGGCACCGCATATTCCATTATGCCCGTACCAAGCTTCCAACCATTGCCCGTAATGTTGAAAATCTGTTTCTAATGACTCGTGATGAG GATGTCAACACACCCATGGTGCCTAATAAATTTCTCTACCTCAGGTACTTGGAGATGGTGTTTATTGGACCGAGAAAGGAATCACCCCCctgctatgattttttttctcttgtttcttttcttgacGCTTCCCCAGCCTTGGAAACCTTTATCTTACAT TTGGACTCTGTCGGGACTAAGAACGATTGCATTCTTGAAGATTCCTCGGAATTGAGGAAGCTTCCTAAATGCAACTACAGTAACCTGAAGAATGTAAAGATCACTGGACTGATGTCGTCGAAGACCCTAGTTGAGTTGATAAGTCACATTCTTGACAACACGCCTTCACTTGAGTTCCTTACGCTGGACACTAGAATATATGGtttcaaatatgaaattagGAGATTCTTATCCTGGGACTCTGGCATTATGATGACTACGGACGATCAGATGGAATCTGAGTTAGACAGAGAGTTGCTCATGTCTGATTCAGATCTAATAGAAGCATATAGGGCTCCACAAGTTATTAGAAGATATATCGAAGGGAAAGTCCCTTCAACTGTTAATTTCGAGGTTATTGAGCCTTGCAGGAAACGAGTTATCGTGGAAACATCAAGAGGCCCTAGGCTATATTATGCGTAA
- the LOC127755624 gene encoding FBD-associated F-box protein At1g66320-like isoform X1, translated as MIDLSTPQRRRWRPRVGGSSTSQAERKVATKRKEFPLQRDDPSPCDKTTKLDIPSLPEDLLLMILSHVPMRDAARAACVSHAFLHSWRCYPNLIFNAENLALNRKGVNDNETPVDFIAIVDNIMRNHSGVGVKIFKLELGPGYAVHPSHLDRWLKAASTLKIKEFAFELPLRNKTEYTFPYSHLLSDNRRGNSVQSFYLSSCTFHPTLQFECLRSLKSVHLSWVDITGEELACFISNSFNLESLEISSCCKIGFLKTTSVLQKLNCLRVQHSHRLDMIEINAPMLSSFHYRGPLTVISLGDAVQLRDVNLLLYPWHRIFHYARTKLPTIARNVENLFLMTRDEDVNTPMVPNKFLYLRYLEMVFIGPRKESPPCYDFFSLVSFLDASPALETFILHLDSVGTKNDCILEDSSELRKLPKCNYSNLKNVKITGLMSSKTLVELISHILDNTPSLEFLTLDTRIYGFKYEIRRFLSWDSGIMMTTDDQMESELDRELLMSDSDLIEAYRAPQVIRRYIEGKVPSTVNFEVIEPCRKRVIVETSRGPRLYYA; from the exons ATGATAGATCTATCCACgccacagcggcggcggtggcggccgcgggtAG GCGGGTCGAGCACTTCACAAGCTGAAAGAAAGGTTGCAACCAAGAGAAAGGAGTTTCCTCTCCAACGAGATGATCCTTCCCCATGTGACAAAACAACGAAACTAGATATTCCTTCCCTTCCAGAG GATCTCCTGCTGATGATACTTTCCCATGTGCCAATGCGAGACGCTGCCCGTGCTGCATGCGTATCTCATGCATTTCTACATTCCTGGAGATGCTATCCAAACCTCATCTTCAATGCAGAAAACCTAGCGCTAAACCGAAAAGGTGTTAATGACAATGAGACACCTGTGGATTTCATCGCCATAGTGGACAACATTATGCGAAACCACTCGGGCGTTGGTGTGAAGATATTCAAGCTTGAACTTGGTCCTGGCTATGCAGTGCATCCCTCGCATCTTGATCGCTGGCTTAAGGCTGCCAGCACACTCAAAATCAAGGAATTCGCCTTTGAGCTTCCCCTACGCAACAAGACAGAATACACCTTCCCATATTCACATTTGCTTTCTGATAACCGTAGAGGAAATTCAGTTCAATCTTTCTACCTATCTTCCTGCACGTTCCATCCAACACTTCAGTTTGAGTGCTTGAGAAGCTTGAAGAGTGTGCATTTGAGTTGGGTGGACATTACTGGGGAGGAATTGGCATGCTTCATCTCCAATTCTTTCAATTTGGAGAGTTTGGAAATCTCTTCCTGTTGCAAGATTGGTTTCCTCAAGACAACAAGTGTGCTGCAAAAGCTCAACTGTCTGCGTGTGCAGCATAGCCATAGGTTAGATATGATAGAGATAAATGCTCCAATGCTCTCTAGTTTTCATTATCGAGGGCCACTGACAGTAATATCACTCGGAGATGCAGTACAATTAAGGGATGTAAATCTATTGCTCTACCCTTGGCACCGCATATTCCATTATGCCCGTACCAAGCTTCCAACCATTGCCCGTAATGTTGAAAATCTGTTTCTAATGACTCGTGATGAG GATGTCAACACACCCATGGTGCCTAATAAATTTCTCTACCTCAGGTACTTGGAGATGGTGTTTATTGGACCGAGAAAGGAATCACCCCCctgctatgattttttttctcttgtttcttttcttgacGCTTCCCCAGCCTTGGAAACCTTTATCTTACAT TTGGACTCTGTCGGGACTAAGAACGATTGCATTCTTGAAGATTCCTCGGAATTGAGGAAGCTTCCTAAATGCAACTACAGTAACCTGAAGAATGTAAAGATCACTGGACTGATGTCGTCGAAGACCCTAGTTGAGTTGATAAGTCACATTCTTGACAACACGCCTTCACTTGAGTTCCTTACGCTGGACACTAGAATATATGGtttcaaatatgaaattagGAGATTCTTATCCTGGGACTCTGGCATTATGATGACTACGGACGATCAGATGGAATCTGAGTTAGACAGAGAGTTGCTCATGTCTGATTCAGATCTAATAGAAGCATATAGGGCTCCACAAGTTATTAGAAGATATATCGAAGGGAAAGTCCCTTCAACTGTTAATTTCGAGGTTATTGAGCCTTGCAGGAAACGAGTTATCGTGGAAACATCAAGAGGCCCTAGGCTATATTATGCGTAA